The proteins below come from a single Drosophila suzukii chromosome X, CBGP_Dsuzu_IsoJpt1.0, whole genome shotgun sequence genomic window:
- the inaF-C gene encoding uncharacterized protein inaF-C: MSAPAESTRVGLGNAASMANLAKIVNLIESNVRAEEETEVGEETAKGSSGTGTGTGSGSSVRLASSSAPRRSACATSYVPKSPQLEEIVFAKPTCTERFARYFVIVIYLCGLCCLGFFLSIYHIFFWDSRMPPVYKGQKKGPAFG; encoded by the coding sequence ATGTCCGCTCCGGCGGAATCCACAAGAGTGGGCCTGGGAAATGCGGCCAGTATGGCGAATCTGGCCAAGATTGTCAATCTCATCGAATCGAATGTGAGGGCGGAGGAGGAGACGGAGGTGGGCGAGGAAACGGCCAAGGGATCGAGTGGAACAGGAACCGGAACCGGAAGTGGCAGCAGCGTGCGCCTGGCCAGCAGCAGTGCTCCGCGGCGAAGTGCCTGTGCCACATCGTATGTCCCGAAATCGCCGCAGCTGGAGGAGATTGTCTTCGCCAAGCCCACGTGCACCGAACGATTTGCCCGATACTTCGTGATCGTCATCTACCTGTGCGGCCTCTGCTGCCTCGGATTCTTCCTGTCCATCTACCACATCTTCTTCTGGGACTCCCGCATGCCACCCGTCTATAAGGGCCAAAAGAAAGGACCTGCCTTCGGCTAG
- the inaF-D gene encoding mediator of RNA polymerase II transcription subunit 29 has translation MNSKHSSLEEKVKLPPTETISRCYQPQQSNRKVIRILTVAVYVLCVSLAAIMLSLYYIFIWDPTIRPFVTKATHCDKIVIPEKIAIRLLNSSEVTAEQFYKHILEQYRILSHMQQQRQQILQRQHLQLQQLEANNRFQEVFATATIIQAHPHPHPHPREPPKKPLLGPYTPIPGNTSHLMGGDQPGQGNLDTDPDSAHMPLLLDTSPPAEANGMGHLKRKTHRGHYKHHRARAGGQKKLSSSNSMASSTPSTTSGGDTSLAMATAATLPHGYMDTPLNSAAGTIVQPPQLQLYTSMPIPLILSPSEEKRPSHHAHGHAHGDRRGGAQSGGRRRTTTASVSGYEAQTYLNPFLTGELIFEK, from the exons atGAACTCGAAGCACAGTTCGCTGGAGGAGAAAGTGAAACTGCCGCCCACGGAGACAATAAGCCGCTGCTACCAGCCGCAGCAGAGCAACCGCAAGGTCATCCGCATCCTGACCGTCGCCGTCTATGTCCTCTGCGTTTCGCTGGCGGCCATCATGCTCTCCCTGTACTACATCTTCATTTGGGACCCCACCATCCGGCCCTTCGTCACCAAGGCCACGCACTGCG ATAAAATTGTGATACCCGAAAAAATAGCCATTCGCCTCCTGAACTCATCGGAAGTGACCGCGGAGCAGTTCTACAAGCACATCCTCGAGCAGTACCGCATCCTCAGCCACATGCAGCAGCAACGCCAGCAGATCCTGCAGCGCCAACATCTTCAGCTGCAGCAGCTGGAGGCGAACAATCGCTTCCAGGAGGTCTTCGCCACGGCCACCATAATCCAGGCACATCCGCATCCCCATCCGCATCCCAGGGAGCCGCCCAAGAAGCCGCTTTTGGGTCCATATACCCCCATACCCGGAAATACAAGTCATTTGATGGGTGGCGATCAGCCGGGACAAGGCAACTTGGACACGGATCCGGATTCGGCTCACATGCCCCTTCTCCTGGACACCTCACCGCCGGCCGAGGCCAACGGAATGGGTCACCTGAAGCGGAAGACACACCGGGGTCACTACAAACACCATAGGGCTCGAGCCGGTGGACAGAAGAAGCTATCCAGTTCCAACTCGATGGCCAGCTCCACGCCGAGCACCACCAGCGGAGGAGACACATCTCTGGCCATGGCCACGGCGGCCACTCTGCCACACGGCTATATGGACACACCACTGAATTCGGCGGCCGGTACCATTGTGCAGCCACCACAACTGCAGCTGTACACCTCGATGCCCATTCCACTGATCCTGAGTCCCAGCGAGGAGAAGCGTCCTTCGCACCACGCCCACGGACATGCCCACGGCGACAGGCGAGGAGGGGCGCAATCCGGCGGACGTCGAAGGACCACGACGGCCTCCGTTTCCGGCTACGAGGCCCAGACCTACCTCAATCCGTTCCTCACCGGCGAGCTGATCTTCGAGAAGTAA